Proteins from one Oncorhynchus gorbuscha isolate QuinsamMale2020 ecotype Even-year linkage group LG18, OgorEven_v1.0, whole genome shotgun sequence genomic window:
- the atxn7l2a gene encoding ataxin-7-like protein 2a isoform X1 has translation MMAVCERAVKVMAALERRVPSLDDFVGQSWSAWAERAGVTASEGSDGDDCSKNGKNAAEAMSLRKEDMSIFGHYPGQDDFYLVVCSHCGQVVKPQAFEKHCERRHSPLSKLYARLRPHPPASQQRPRHSHSPSSTHATSSSSWEGRGQGSGAPRAAPPSPSTPPQFRHTKPPKDVVRHSPLDKSPHGGHSESAVFKQPPPLEPPLSSPLPSLRDPPWPHGDTPPGRPSNSERTHTQRKEVTLAPTLPAHLRGPRPYNKVASRRECDLDKHCGVLDPERKKVCTRLLTCNIHSIHQRRKVPGRSKNFDQLVAELKTGARIRERGCQTQDGSGSGRSPSPEAHEDPPEPPHCRRPLTNNPAFSRSRASSESAPKEDKPCQEEGSAPSPLTQGCISSDESEGEGPEEPYEYPSSSWHPKPAAVCSFGSHEMGRGVYTFDRRLHHLRSALNAMVEQHIRSHLWKKIPQASDLQSQSPSAKNNPSSSSSSSSSLHSKVRTGSHSTPSLRPPSSSSHEPGRETRLQIPSHSTAINQSANSSASGSQIVAPAPPLVRQTGPGRPPGPRRPKNPVGRPSKQQLRLREEAAAAAALHKRKAPSQEGEHCGPDRNSIILQDRGRPPSTSSKTTPPTPHSQTNGTLSPSSKPRPQPSPSEPHSPAAAWAFKRTHPTSGHSSSPPDPHSRGGDSGLHARGAAGYEHRGLGKKRKGGSSEPSPPSKLHRLPSSPRSNFYPWKDSKGGVLPGGLEKKMGTQKPKLHH, from the exons ATGATGGCGGTGTGTGAACGCGCAGTAAAAGTAATGGCTGCTCTGGAACGGCGGGTGCCTAGTCTCGATGATTTCGTGGGCCAAAGCTGGAGCGCTTGGGCTGAGAGAGCCGGTGTGACTGCGTCGGAAG GCTCTGATGGAGATGACTGCAGCAAGAATGGGAAGAACGCAGCCGAGGCAATGTCTCTTAGGAAGGAAG ACATGTCGATCTTCGGCCACTACCCGGGCCAAGATGACTTCTACCTGGTGGTGTGTAGCCACTGTGGCCAGGTGGTCAAGCCCCAGGCTTTTGAGAAGCATTGTGAGAGGAGACATAGCCCCCTGAGTAAGCTGTATGCACGCCTCCGCCCCCACCCTCCAGCCTCCCAGCAGCGACCCCGCCACAGCCACTCCCCATCCTCCACTCACgcaacctcctcttcctcctgggaAGGAAGGGGGCAAGGGTCCGGAGCACCACGAGCAgcccccccatccccatccacaccCCCCCAGTTCAGACATACCAAGCCCCCCAAGGATGTAGTACG CCACTCCCCCCTAGATAAGAGCCCCCATGGCGGTCACTCTGAGTCGGCTGTGTTTAAGCAGCCTCCACCCCTGGAGCCTCCCCTGAgctccccactcccctccctcAGAGACCCACCCTGGCCCCATGGAGACACCCCGCCCGGCCGGCCCTCCAACAGTGAGAGGACACATACCCAGAGGAAGGAGGTCACATTGGCCCCTACCCTCCCTGCCCACCTCCGTGGACCAAGACCCTACAACAAAGTGGCCTCCA GGAGAGAGTGTGATCTCGACAAGCACTGCGGAGTACTAGACCCCGAGAGGAAGAAAGTCTGCACTCGTCTCCTGACCTGCAAT ATTCACTCCATCCACCAGCGGCGGAAGGTTCCTGGTCGGAGTAAAAACTTTGACCAGCTGGTGGCCGAGCTGAAGACTGGGGCCCGGATCCGTGAGCGGGGGTGTCAGACCCAGGATGGGAGCGGCTCGGGTCGGTCCCCCAGCCCAGAGGCCCACGAGGACCCCCCAGAACCCCCCCACTGCAGGAGACCCCTCACCAACAACCCTGCCTTTAG tcggtccagggcgtCTTCAGAAAGCGCTCCAAAGGAGGACAAACCTTGTCAGGAGGAGGGTAGCGCCCCATCACCCCTCACCCAAGGGTGCATCTCAAGCgacgagagcgagggagaggggccTGAGGAGCCGTACGAATACCCTTCCTCCTCCTGGCACCCCAAACCAGCCGCG gTGTGCTCGTTTGGCAGTCATGAGATGGGTCGTGGTGTGTACACCTTTGACCGACGGCTCCACCACCTGCGGTCAGCACTCAACGCCATGGTGGAGCAGCACATCAGGTCCCACCTCTGGAA GAAAATACCTCAAGCTTCAGACCTCCAGTCCCAGAGTCCCTCTGCAAAGAAcaacccctcttcctcctcctcgtcctcttcctccctgcatTCTAAAGTCAGGACAGGAAGCCACAGCACCCCTTCTCTCAGgcccccctcttcttcctcccacgAACCAGGAAGGGAGACACGCCTACAAATCCCCTCCCACTCCACAGCCATTAACCAATCAGCAAACTCCAGTGCTAGTGGCAGCCAAATTGTAGCCCCAGCACCCCCTCTTGTCCGTCAGACAGGCCCAGGGCGGCCACCAGGGCCCAGAAGGCCCAAGAACCCAGTAGGGCGACCCAGCAAGCAGCAGCTGAGACTCAGAGAGGAGGCTGCTGCTGCCGCAGCCCTCCATAAGCGCAAAGCCCCGTCACAGGAAGGTGAGCACTGCGGCCCAGACAGGAACTCTATCATCCTCCAGGACCGGGGACGGCCCCCCTCCACTTCCTCTAAGACCACCCCGCCCACTCCTCACAGCCAGACCAATGGTACTCTCTCCCCCAGCAGCAAACCCCGCCCCCAGCCATCCCCCTCGGAGCCCCATTCGCCAGCGGCAGCCTGGGCGTTTAAACGGACACATCCAACCTCTGGACACTCTTCCTCCCCACCCGACCCTCACAGCCGAGGTGGGGACTCAGGACTACACGCGAGGGGGGCGGCGGGGTACGAGCACAGGGGGCTGGGGAAGAAACGCAAGGGGGGCAGCAGTGAACCCTCGCCCCCCTCTAAACTGCACcgccttccctcctcccctcgctCCAATTTCTACCCCTGGAAGGACAGTAAGGGGGGGGTGCTGCCTGGTGGGTTGGAGAAGAAAATGGGCACACAGAAG CCAAAACTGCACCATTAA
- the atxn7l2a gene encoding ataxin-7-like protein 2a isoform X3, whose product MRSDGDDCSKNGKNAAEAMSLRKEDMSIFGHYPGQDDFYLVVCSHCGQVVKPQAFEKHCERRHSPLSKLYARLRPHPPASQQRPRHSHSPSSTHATSSSSWEGRGQGSGAPRAAPPSPSTPPQFRHTKPPKDVVRHSPLDKSPHGGHSESAVFKQPPPLEPPLSSPLPSLRDPPWPHGDTPPGRPSNSERTHTQRKEVTLAPTLPAHLRGPRPYNKVASRRECDLDKHCGVLDPERKKVCTRLLTCNIHSIHQRRKVPGRSKNFDQLVAELKTGARIRERGCQTQDGSGSGRSPSPEAHEDPPEPPHCRRPLTNNPAFSRSRASSESAPKEDKPCQEEGSAPSPLTQGCISSDESEGEGPEEPYEYPSSSWHPKPAAVCSFGSHEMGRGVYTFDRRLHHLRSALNAMVEQHIRSHLWKKIPQASDLQSQSPSAKNNPSSSSSSSSSLHSKVRTGSHSTPSLRPPSSSSHEPGRETRLQIPSHSTAINQSANSSASGSQIVAPAPPLVRQTGPGRPPGPRRPKNPVGRPSKQQLRLREEAAAAAALHKRKAPSQEGEHCGPDRNSIILQDRGRPPSTSSKTTPPTPHSQTNGTLSPSSKPRPQPSPSEPHSPAAAWAFKRTHPTSGHSSSPPDPHSRGGDSGLHARGAAGYEHRGLGKKRKGGSSEPSPPSKLHRLPSSPRSNFYPWKDSKGGVLPGGLEKKMGTQKPKLHH is encoded by the exons ATGC GCTCTGATGGAGATGACTGCAGCAAGAATGGGAAGAACGCAGCCGAGGCAATGTCTCTTAGGAAGGAAG ACATGTCGATCTTCGGCCACTACCCGGGCCAAGATGACTTCTACCTGGTGGTGTGTAGCCACTGTGGCCAGGTGGTCAAGCCCCAGGCTTTTGAGAAGCATTGTGAGAGGAGACATAGCCCCCTGAGTAAGCTGTATGCACGCCTCCGCCCCCACCCTCCAGCCTCCCAGCAGCGACCCCGCCACAGCCACTCCCCATCCTCCACTCACgcaacctcctcttcctcctgggaAGGAAGGGGGCAAGGGTCCGGAGCACCACGAGCAgcccccccatccccatccacaccCCCCCAGTTCAGACATACCAAGCCCCCCAAGGATGTAGTACG CCACTCCCCCCTAGATAAGAGCCCCCATGGCGGTCACTCTGAGTCGGCTGTGTTTAAGCAGCCTCCACCCCTGGAGCCTCCCCTGAgctccccactcccctccctcAGAGACCCACCCTGGCCCCATGGAGACACCCCGCCCGGCCGGCCCTCCAACAGTGAGAGGACACATACCCAGAGGAAGGAGGTCACATTGGCCCCTACCCTCCCTGCCCACCTCCGTGGACCAAGACCCTACAACAAAGTGGCCTCCA GGAGAGAGTGTGATCTCGACAAGCACTGCGGAGTACTAGACCCCGAGAGGAAGAAAGTCTGCACTCGTCTCCTGACCTGCAAT ATTCACTCCATCCACCAGCGGCGGAAGGTTCCTGGTCGGAGTAAAAACTTTGACCAGCTGGTGGCCGAGCTGAAGACTGGGGCCCGGATCCGTGAGCGGGGGTGTCAGACCCAGGATGGGAGCGGCTCGGGTCGGTCCCCCAGCCCAGAGGCCCACGAGGACCCCCCAGAACCCCCCCACTGCAGGAGACCCCTCACCAACAACCCTGCCTTTAG tcggtccagggcgtCTTCAGAAAGCGCTCCAAAGGAGGACAAACCTTGTCAGGAGGAGGGTAGCGCCCCATCACCCCTCACCCAAGGGTGCATCTCAAGCgacgagagcgagggagaggggccTGAGGAGCCGTACGAATACCCTTCCTCCTCCTGGCACCCCAAACCAGCCGCG gTGTGCTCGTTTGGCAGTCATGAGATGGGTCGTGGTGTGTACACCTTTGACCGACGGCTCCACCACCTGCGGTCAGCACTCAACGCCATGGTGGAGCAGCACATCAGGTCCCACCTCTGGAA GAAAATACCTCAAGCTTCAGACCTCCAGTCCCAGAGTCCCTCTGCAAAGAAcaacccctcttcctcctcctcgtcctcttcctccctgcatTCTAAAGTCAGGACAGGAAGCCACAGCACCCCTTCTCTCAGgcccccctcttcttcctcccacgAACCAGGAAGGGAGACACGCCTACAAATCCCCTCCCACTCCACAGCCATTAACCAATCAGCAAACTCCAGTGCTAGTGGCAGCCAAATTGTAGCCCCAGCACCCCCTCTTGTCCGTCAGACAGGCCCAGGGCGGCCACCAGGGCCCAGAAGGCCCAAGAACCCAGTAGGGCGACCCAGCAAGCAGCAGCTGAGACTCAGAGAGGAGGCTGCTGCTGCCGCAGCCCTCCATAAGCGCAAAGCCCCGTCACAGGAAGGTGAGCACTGCGGCCCAGACAGGAACTCTATCATCCTCCAGGACCGGGGACGGCCCCCCTCCACTTCCTCTAAGACCACCCCGCCCACTCCTCACAGCCAGACCAATGGTACTCTCTCCCCCAGCAGCAAACCCCGCCCCCAGCCATCCCCCTCGGAGCCCCATTCGCCAGCGGCAGCCTGGGCGTTTAAACGGACACATCCAACCTCTGGACACTCTTCCTCCCCACCCGACCCTCACAGCCGAGGTGGGGACTCAGGACTACACGCGAGGGGGGCGGCGGGGTACGAGCACAGGGGGCTGGGGAAGAAACGCAAGGGGGGCAGCAGTGAACCCTCGCCCCCCTCTAAACTGCACcgccttccctcctcccctcgctCCAATTTCTACCCCTGGAAGGACAGTAAGGGGGGGGTGCTGCCTGGTGGGTTGGAGAAGAAAATGGGCACACAGAAG CCAAAACTGCACCATTAA
- the atxn7l2a gene encoding ataxin-7-like protein 2a isoform X2, whose protein sequence is MKFPDHCTSVTESLFSGSDGDDCSKNGKNAAEAMSLRKEDMSIFGHYPGQDDFYLVVCSHCGQVVKPQAFEKHCERRHSPLSKLYARLRPHPPASQQRPRHSHSPSSTHATSSSSWEGRGQGSGAPRAAPPSPSTPPQFRHTKPPKDVVRHSPLDKSPHGGHSESAVFKQPPPLEPPLSSPLPSLRDPPWPHGDTPPGRPSNSERTHTQRKEVTLAPTLPAHLRGPRPYNKVASRRECDLDKHCGVLDPERKKVCTRLLTCNIHSIHQRRKVPGRSKNFDQLVAELKTGARIRERGCQTQDGSGSGRSPSPEAHEDPPEPPHCRRPLTNNPAFSRSRASSESAPKEDKPCQEEGSAPSPLTQGCISSDESEGEGPEEPYEYPSSSWHPKPAAVCSFGSHEMGRGVYTFDRRLHHLRSALNAMVEQHIRSHLWKKIPQASDLQSQSPSAKNNPSSSSSSSSSLHSKVRTGSHSTPSLRPPSSSSHEPGRETRLQIPSHSTAINQSANSSASGSQIVAPAPPLVRQTGPGRPPGPRRPKNPVGRPSKQQLRLREEAAAAAALHKRKAPSQEGEHCGPDRNSIILQDRGRPPSTSSKTTPPTPHSQTNGTLSPSSKPRPQPSPSEPHSPAAAWAFKRTHPTSGHSSSPPDPHSRGGDSGLHARGAAGYEHRGLGKKRKGGSSEPSPPSKLHRLPSSPRSNFYPWKDSKGGVLPGGLEKKMGTQKPKLHH, encoded by the exons ATGAAATTCCCTGACCACTGCACCTCAGTCACAGAGTCTCTGTTTTCAGGCTCTGATGGAGATGACTGCAGCAAGAATGGGAAGAACGCAGCCGAGGCAATGTCTCTTAGGAAGGAAG ACATGTCGATCTTCGGCCACTACCCGGGCCAAGATGACTTCTACCTGGTGGTGTGTAGCCACTGTGGCCAGGTGGTCAAGCCCCAGGCTTTTGAGAAGCATTGTGAGAGGAGACATAGCCCCCTGAGTAAGCTGTATGCACGCCTCCGCCCCCACCCTCCAGCCTCCCAGCAGCGACCCCGCCACAGCCACTCCCCATCCTCCACTCACgcaacctcctcttcctcctgggaAGGAAGGGGGCAAGGGTCCGGAGCACCACGAGCAgcccccccatccccatccacaccCCCCCAGTTCAGACATACCAAGCCCCCCAAGGATGTAGTACG CCACTCCCCCCTAGATAAGAGCCCCCATGGCGGTCACTCTGAGTCGGCTGTGTTTAAGCAGCCTCCACCCCTGGAGCCTCCCCTGAgctccccactcccctccctcAGAGACCCACCCTGGCCCCATGGAGACACCCCGCCCGGCCGGCCCTCCAACAGTGAGAGGACACATACCCAGAGGAAGGAGGTCACATTGGCCCCTACCCTCCCTGCCCACCTCCGTGGACCAAGACCCTACAACAAAGTGGCCTCCA GGAGAGAGTGTGATCTCGACAAGCACTGCGGAGTACTAGACCCCGAGAGGAAGAAAGTCTGCACTCGTCTCCTGACCTGCAAT ATTCACTCCATCCACCAGCGGCGGAAGGTTCCTGGTCGGAGTAAAAACTTTGACCAGCTGGTGGCCGAGCTGAAGACTGGGGCCCGGATCCGTGAGCGGGGGTGTCAGACCCAGGATGGGAGCGGCTCGGGTCGGTCCCCCAGCCCAGAGGCCCACGAGGACCCCCCAGAACCCCCCCACTGCAGGAGACCCCTCACCAACAACCCTGCCTTTAG tcggtccagggcgtCTTCAGAAAGCGCTCCAAAGGAGGACAAACCTTGTCAGGAGGAGGGTAGCGCCCCATCACCCCTCACCCAAGGGTGCATCTCAAGCgacgagagcgagggagaggggccTGAGGAGCCGTACGAATACCCTTCCTCCTCCTGGCACCCCAAACCAGCCGCG gTGTGCTCGTTTGGCAGTCATGAGATGGGTCGTGGTGTGTACACCTTTGACCGACGGCTCCACCACCTGCGGTCAGCACTCAACGCCATGGTGGAGCAGCACATCAGGTCCCACCTCTGGAA GAAAATACCTCAAGCTTCAGACCTCCAGTCCCAGAGTCCCTCTGCAAAGAAcaacccctcttcctcctcctcgtcctcttcctccctgcatTCTAAAGTCAGGACAGGAAGCCACAGCACCCCTTCTCTCAGgcccccctcttcttcctcccacgAACCAGGAAGGGAGACACGCCTACAAATCCCCTCCCACTCCACAGCCATTAACCAATCAGCAAACTCCAGTGCTAGTGGCAGCCAAATTGTAGCCCCAGCACCCCCTCTTGTCCGTCAGACAGGCCCAGGGCGGCCACCAGGGCCCAGAAGGCCCAAGAACCCAGTAGGGCGACCCAGCAAGCAGCAGCTGAGACTCAGAGAGGAGGCTGCTGCTGCCGCAGCCCTCCATAAGCGCAAAGCCCCGTCACAGGAAGGTGAGCACTGCGGCCCAGACAGGAACTCTATCATCCTCCAGGACCGGGGACGGCCCCCCTCCACTTCCTCTAAGACCACCCCGCCCACTCCTCACAGCCAGACCAATGGTACTCTCTCCCCCAGCAGCAAACCCCGCCCCCAGCCATCCCCCTCGGAGCCCCATTCGCCAGCGGCAGCCTGGGCGTTTAAACGGACACATCCAACCTCTGGACACTCTTCCTCCCCACCCGACCCTCACAGCCGAGGTGGGGACTCAGGACTACACGCGAGGGGGGCGGCGGGGTACGAGCACAGGGGGCTGGGGAAGAAACGCAAGGGGGGCAGCAGTGAACCCTCGCCCCCCTCTAAACTGCACcgccttccctcctcccctcgctCCAATTTCTACCCCTGGAAGGACAGTAAGGGGGGGGTGCTGCCTGGTGGGTTGGAGAAGAAAATGGGCACACAGAAG CCAAAACTGCACCATTAA